One window of the Carassius auratus strain Wakin chromosome 20, ASM336829v1, whole genome shotgun sequence genome contains the following:
- the ppm1ab gene encoding protein phosphatase, Mg2+/Mn2+ dependent, 1Ab, whose product MGAFLDKPKMEKHNAHGEGNGLRYGLSSMQGWRVEMEDAHTAVIGLPYSLSLWSFFAVYDGHAGSQVARYCCEHLLEHITSNPDFRAGCSGGVDSINSEPSVESVKCGIRTGFLQIDEHMRAMSERKHGADRSGSTAVGVMISPHHFYFINCGDSRALLSRKGRVHFFTQDHKPSNPLEKERIQNAGGSVMIQRVNGSLAVSRALGDFDYKCVHGKGPTEQLVSPEPEVYEIERSEAEDEFVVLACDGIWDVMANEELCDFVRSRLEVTEDLERVCNEIVDTCLYKGSRDNMSVVLICFPGAPKINPEAVKREVELDKYLQNREGGACKKTSK is encoded by the exons ATGGGTGCGTTCTTAGACAAGCCAAAGATGGAGAAGCACAATGCTCACGGGGAGGGAAACGGCCTGCGCTACGGACTCAGCAGCATGCAGGGCTGGCGTGTGGAGATGGAGGACGCACACACAGCTGTGATAGGGCTGCCTTACAGCCTCAGCCTGTGGTCATTCTTTGCCGTCTACGATGGACATGCAGGTTCTCAGGTTGCTCGTTACTGCTGTGAGCATCTGCTGGAACACATCACCAGCAACCCGGACTTCAGGGCAGGCTGCTCAGGGGGTGTGGACTCAATTAATTCTGAGCCCTCCGTGGAGAGTGTGAAATGTGGAATCCGCACAGGCTTCCTGCAGATCGACGAGCACATGCGGGCCATGTCCGAGCGCAAGCACGGGGCGGACCGCAGTGGATCCACGGCGGTGGGTGTGATGATTTCCCCTCATCATTTCTATTTCATCAATTGTGGGGATTCCAGAGCCTTGCTGAGCCGCAAGGGTCGCGTTCACTTCTTCACACAGGACCACAAGCCCAGTAACCCCCTAGAAAAGGAGAGAATCCAGAACGCAGGTGGTTCTGTTATGATCCAGAGGGTCAATGGCTCCCTCGCTGTCTCCCGTGCTCTTGGCGACTTCGACTACAAGTGCGTTCATGGGAAAGGCCCCACTGAGCAGCTGGTGTCCCCGGAGCCAGAAGTGTATGAGATCGAACGCTCTGAGGCTGAGGATGAATTTGTGGTGCTGGCCTGTGATGGCATTTGGGACGTCATGGCCAACGAAGAACTGTGTGATTTTGTGCGTTCACGCTTAGAAGTGACAGAGGACCTGGAGAGAGTGTGTAATGAGATCGTGGATACATGTTTGTACAAG GGTAGTCGAGACAACATGAGTGTGGTGCTGATATGTTTTCCTGGTGCCCCAAAAATCAACCCAGAAGCCGTGAAGCGAGAGGTGGAGTTAGATAAGTACCTGCAGAACAGAGAGGGCGGAGCATGTAAAAagacaagtaaataa